A window of the Isosphaera pallida ATCC 43644 genome harbors these coding sequences:
- a CDS encoding FHA domain-containing protein gives MNSPLKDGPQMLGRWRLALRQAEEAARAGRLEEAIGYTLPEDVADHRRLIQLRARLVADLVGRARRRLEAEDFDGAMDDLALAEKSGAPPDDLAPTRLAIARLLVPGLRRTLASGDPVAVAERLAHLERRRITSLELARLKEIASVWHRALAAARRAEFAEARDLLDRALRLVRLDRPIFVSSPLGQSGSGSPPSPPTPTTSATPAVCSLATSEDLSLEAPSVHASGEDPMEQVLLATRREWDRRCETLATQIETLRAALAAERWMEAVVTAEAILELAPDHPTARQHRDLAARMVGGAAEARASSSGSRPRGFEAIGKAQVVEATRARLGRTDVSPRSGPHSSDPTPGSGDTFEILWLDETPRLVRPRGQRRGYPHDWAIPGGESGLRPTIDRHGPHGRLLLWADGVGGHLVCLDDHVVLGRATPDGLADVPLIPPTATEPGVHDDLAEQHAVLTRDDDTHWIKALHPVRLNGRLIESSPLKDRDRIVLGRGVELEYRKPDPLSVTARLRVEGQTRLPRSLRGAILMGNHCLVGGVGQVHIESVPPSQPWTLYRHDGVLWCRSDEAFRVDGGPPTHRAPLTTSSTVVGDLFSLKLEPLKPRAALTS, from the coding sequence GTGAACTCGCCACTTAAGGATGGTCCTCAGATGTTGGGACGCTGGCGACTCGCACTGCGACAGGCGGAGGAGGCGGCCCGCGCGGGTCGCCTTGAGGAAGCCATCGGGTACACTTTGCCCGAGGATGTGGCCGATCACCGCCGCCTGATCCAACTCCGCGCCCGTCTGGTGGCTGACCTGGTTGGTCGCGCCCGGCGGCGTCTGGAGGCCGAGGATTTCGACGGCGCGATGGACGACTTGGCATTGGCCGAGAAAAGCGGAGCCCCCCCCGACGATCTGGCCCCGACCCGCTTGGCCATCGCCCGCCTGTTGGTACCCGGCTTGCGTCGAACCCTGGCCTCGGGCGACCCGGTCGCGGTGGCCGAACGTCTGGCCCATCTGGAACGCCGTCGGATCACCAGCTTAGAACTTGCCCGCCTCAAAGAGATCGCCTCGGTTTGGCATCGCGCATTGGCGGCAGCTCGTCGCGCAGAGTTCGCCGAAGCCCGCGACTTGCTTGACCGCGCCTTACGCCTGGTCCGCCTGGACCGCCCGATCTTCGTCTCTTCGCCGCTCGGCCAGTCGGGATCGGGATCGCCCCCTTCGCCACCCACCCCTACCACTTCCGCCACCCCCGCGGTCTGTTCGCTCGCCACGTCCGAGGATCTGAGTTTGGAGGCCCCCTCCGTCCATGCCTCGGGCGAGGACCCGATGGAGCAGGTGTTGCTGGCCACCCGCCGCGAGTGGGACCGCCGTTGCGAGACCCTGGCGACCCAGATCGAGACCCTGCGGGCCGCCCTGGCGGCTGAGCGTTGGATGGAAGCCGTGGTGACCGCCGAGGCAATCCTCGAACTGGCTCCGGACCACCCCACCGCTCGACAACACCGCGACCTAGCAGCGCGCATGGTGGGAGGAGCGGCAGAGGCGAGGGCGTCCTCGTCCGGCTCGCGTCCCCGCGGCTTCGAGGCGATCGGCAAGGCTCAGGTGGTTGAGGCCACCCGCGCCCGCTTGGGCCGAACCGACGTGTCTCCCCGGAGCGGACCCCACAGTTCGGACCCTACGCCCGGCTCGGGCGACACCTTCGAGATCCTCTGGCTGGACGAGACCCCCCGCCTTGTCCGCCCACGCGGACAACGTAGAGGTTATCCACACGATTGGGCGATTCCCGGCGGCGAGAGCGGTCTGCGCCCTACGATCGACCGTCACGGGCCTCATGGACGGTTGTTGCTCTGGGCCGATGGGGTCGGCGGCCATCTCGTCTGCTTGGACGATCATGTGGTGCTGGGCCGCGCCACACCGGACGGCTTGGCCGATGTGCCTCTCATTCCCCCGACCGCAACGGAGCCAGGCGTCCACGACGATTTGGCCGAGCAGCACGCGGTCCTGACCCGCGACGACGACACCCACTGGATCAAAGCGCTTCATCCCGTTCGGCTCAACGGTCGGCTAATCGAGTCCAGTCCGCTGAAGGATCGAGACCGCATCGTTCTAGGTCGGGGCGTGGAGTTGGAATACCGCAAACCCGACCCCCTCAGCGTTACAGCTCGGCTGCGCGTCGAGGGTCAGACCCGCCTGCCCCGATCGCTGCGGGGCGCGATCCTGATGGGCAATCACTGTCTCGTAGGAGGCGTTGGACAGGTCCACATCGAATCCGTCCCCCCCAGCCAACCCTGGACCCTGTACCGCCATGACGGGGTGTTGTGGTGCCGTTCGGACGAGGCGTTCCGAGTAGACGGCGGTCCGCCCACCCATCGCGCTCCCCTGACCACCTCCTCTACTGTGGTCGGCGATCTGTTTTCGCTCAAACTCGAGCCGCTCAAACCCCGCGCCGCCTTGACCTCATAA
- a CDS encoding serine/threonine-protein kinase, translating into MNPNRSKSPGSTPTYPVPDPLVVADHRTPTVVWNPPSSPNTPVGSSRATASHPFVQDFGLTISDRPTSASDEEESDPPSPHLIPNPAHAHPDYRFRPGDRPLEDIIVLKPIGRGGFGEVYHAVSEAGRELALKYVSRNFEIERRGVTRCMNLKCPHLVTIFDVKRNAAGQWFVLMEYVAGPSLESQLNQHPNGLPRQEILRWMDGLATGVDFLHRAGIVHRDLKPANLFWDEGTVKIGDYGLAKQIHNTQTGGRRGHRHSEVIGTCHYMAPEIGKGDYSHRVDIYAMGVILYEMLTGRVPFHGETQHEVIQRHLCDLPDLEPIPEEYRDAVARALHKIPKRRPETARQLVEAIRISATPSIAPASPPEIVFVIEDGRLIARPSERPAPDIDLVINDQGQVVSPESSLLHQELPLEEVSNVATPPLRLRQNQPDAVSAPAASSPPAPPPARPSQASPRYGRFQRTLPSMWLPRWWSWARTHGLGLVWRIVRSRSRFRANSSRSHIADRSAPVKSGQENDSGVPSVWGWIGWFGSRRGVSLGSGGRFGLVTAGWYDLMPALILAPLLCGALVPPGLVVTGTSLGEAPQRVAFLALAPLTAAWIWLIHAGFGNRQAHHPLRSLRRLVDLTVAGAACGMLMAVFARFTHLDLPDLWHFPALLADVGPWRVEGTDRPSVWGFLAYHAALFPALGLWNPTGSGRSKRLRWGPIVGAALVGLALGHLLPYPEPWGLLPAVGVAVVAQVVRPRV; encoded by the coding sequence ATGAACCCCAACCGTTCCAAGTCTCCCGGCTCGACACCCACCTACCCGGTGCCCGATCCGTTGGTCGTTGCCGACCACCGGACGCCGACGGTCGTTTGGAATCCGCCCTCGTCTCCCAACACGCCGGTCGGATCGAGCCGAGCCACTGCCTCTCATCCCTTTGTCCAGGATTTCGGCCTTACGATCTCCGACCGGCCCACCTCGGCCTCCGACGAGGAGGAGAGCGACCCGCCGTCCCCCCACCTGATCCCCAACCCAGCCCACGCTCATCCCGACTACCGATTCCGACCAGGCGATCGTCCCCTGGAGGATATCATCGTCCTCAAACCGATCGGTCGGGGTGGCTTCGGCGAAGTTTACCACGCTGTGTCCGAAGCCGGTCGGGAACTGGCTTTGAAATACGTTTCGCGCAATTTCGAGATCGAACGTCGCGGCGTGACCCGCTGCATGAACCTCAAGTGCCCGCATCTGGTCACAATCTTCGACGTCAAGCGCAATGCCGCCGGCCAATGGTTCGTGCTGATGGAGTACGTGGCCGGTCCCAGCCTGGAATCGCAGCTCAATCAGCACCCCAACGGCCTGCCCCGCCAGGAGATTCTCCGTTGGATGGACGGCCTGGCGACCGGTGTCGATTTTCTCCACCGCGCCGGGATCGTACATCGCGATCTCAAACCCGCCAACCTGTTTTGGGACGAGGGCACCGTCAAGATCGGCGACTATGGGCTGGCCAAGCAGATCCACAACACACAAACCGGAGGCCGGCGCGGGCATCGCCACTCTGAAGTGATCGGCACCTGTCACTACATGGCCCCCGAAATCGGCAAAGGGGATTACTCCCATCGGGTGGACATCTATGCGATGGGCGTGATCCTCTACGAGATGCTCACGGGGCGCGTTCCCTTCCACGGCGAAACTCAGCACGAGGTCATCCAACGCCACCTTTGCGACCTGCCCGATTTGGAACCGATTCCCGAGGAATACCGCGACGCGGTCGCCAGGGCGCTGCACAAAATCCCCAAACGCCGTCCCGAAACGGCGCGACAACTGGTCGAGGCAATCCGCATCAGCGCAACGCCATCAATTGCGCCAGCGTCCCCCCCAGAGATCGTCTTCGTGATTGAGGACGGACGACTGATCGCTCGTCCGTCGGAACGTCCCGCTCCCGACATCGACCTCGTGATCAACGACCAGGGCCAGGTGGTTTCACCCGAGTCGTCGCTCCTGCATCAGGAACTCCCCTTGGAGGAAGTGAGCAACGTGGCGACCCCGCCATTGCGATTGCGCCAAAACCAACCCGACGCGGTCTCCGCTCCCGCCGCGTCGTCGCCGCCAGCGCCTCCTCCTGCCCGACCGTCTCAGGCGTCGCCGCGTTATGGACGATTCCAACGGACGTTGCCCTCGATGTGGCTGCCACGGTGGTGGTCCTGGGCGCGGACGCATGGCCTAGGTTTGGTGTGGCGGATTGTCCGCAGCCGATCGCGGTTTAGGGCGAATTCGAGCCGCTCCCACATCGCAGATCGCTCGGCCCCGGTCAAGTCGGGCCAAGAGAACGATTCGGGCGTCCCGTCAGTGTGGGGGTGGATCGGCTGGTTCGGTTCGCGTCGCGGCGTTTCGCTGGGATCGGGGGGACGGTTCGGGTTGGTGACGGCGGGTTGGTACGACCTCATGCCGGCGTTGATCCTGGCACCGCTTCTTTGCGGCGCTCTGGTGCCGCCGGGCTTGGTGGTGACCGGCACCTCGTTGGGCGAAGCGCCCCAACGGGTCGCCTTCCTAGCATTGGCACCGCTGACGGCGGCTTGGATTTGGCTCATCCACGCAGGGTTCGGCAATAGACAGGCTCACCATCCCCTGCGATCGCTACGTCGTCTGGTGGACCTGACGGTGGCGGGGGCGGCCTGCGGAATGCTCATGGCCGTTTTCGCCCGGTTCACGCACCTGGACCTACCCGACCTGTGGCACTTCCCCGCGCTACTGGCCGACGTGGGGCCCTGGCGGGTTGAGGGAACCGATCGTCCGAGCGTTTGGGGATTCCTCGCCTATCACGCCGCGCTGTTTCCCGCGCTGGGGCTATGGAACCCGACCGGCTCGGGACGATCTAAACGGTTGCGTTGGGGTCCAATCGTGGGAGCCGCCCTGGTTGGTCTGGCTCTGGGCCATCTGCTGCCCTACCCCGAACCTTGGGGCCTGCTTCCAGCCGTTGGGGTCGCGGTGGTCGCCCAGGTGGTTCGTCCCCGAGTTTGA
- a CDS encoding RNA polymerase sigma factor yields the protein MADQTDLLLVEQLRAGNELAFEQLVDRYQGRLLAFARRKLHNANAADDVVQNTFVGFLVSLPNYDETRTALESYIFSIAAHKIQDYIRAEGRRPVKQFGSTDDGRPIDEVPGDFRPASSVMRSDERRDREERFLAETLGKLIRDWVAKREFTRLKCVELMLVNGRPNKEVAALLGLTEQAVASFKHQVKTKLTEEARKAGVAADHLLGEAEPT from the coding sequence ATGGCTGACCAAACCGACCTATTGCTGGTGGAACAACTTCGCGCCGGGAACGAACTGGCCTTCGAGCAGTTGGTCGATCGCTACCAAGGGCGTCTCTTGGCCTTCGCTCGTCGCAAGCTGCACAACGCCAACGCCGCCGACGACGTGGTGCAAAACACCTTTGTAGGGTTTCTCGTCAGCCTGCCCAACTACGACGAAACCCGCACGGCTCTGGAAAGCTACATTTTCTCGATCGCCGCCCACAAGATCCAAGACTACATCCGAGCCGAAGGCCGTCGCCCGGTCAAACAGTTCGGCTCTACTGACGACGGCCGCCCCATTGACGAAGTGCCCGGCGACTTCCGACCCGCCTCCAGCGTGATGCGCAGCGATGAACGCCGCGACCGTGAGGAACGATTTCTGGCCGAGACCCTCGGCAAACTCATCCGCGACTGGGTAGCCAAACGCGAATTCACCCGGCTCAAATGCGTGGAGCTGATGCTCGTCAACGGCCGCCCCAACAAGGAGGTCGCCGCCCTTCTCGGGCTCACCGAGCAGGCGGTCGCCAGCTTCAAACACCAAGTCAAAACCAAACTGACCGAAGAAGCCCGCAAAGCCGGCGTCGCCGCCGACCATCTGCTTGGCGAGGCCGAACCAACGTGA
- the aroB gene encoding 3-dehydroquinate synthase translates to MNNLVTVDLGDRSYEIRLTAQTRFEEFLAAFRTDLRRTWAGRSCRKVMVVTDRMVEPLARVFADALASADFETRLIAVEPGEGSKSREGLNCLHDALIDFRADRHTTVLAVGGGVVGDLAGFAAATYARGLPLFMIPTSLLAQVDSAVGGKVAINHPKAKNILGAFHQPIGVWIDLSHLRSLPPRQLRCGLAEVVKHGVILDPDLFEFVERHVADLLALDPHALTRVVADSCRLKAGVVTRDEREETGLRAILNFGHTVGHAVEAVAGYGGDLPHGEAVAIGMVAEAELARRLGWVGPDLPARVAALCVALGLPIRAPGLSLDLVRTAMTLDKKNQAGRVRFVLPRRLGLVEVTDEVSDDLLNSVLEEVVRP, encoded by the coding sequence ATGAACAACCTTGTCACCGTGGACCTCGGAGACCGCTCCTACGAGATTCGTCTGACCGCCCAGACGCGGTTCGAGGAGTTTCTGGCCGCGTTCCGAACCGACCTGAGACGAACTTGGGCGGGTCGCTCCTGCCGCAAGGTGATGGTGGTCACCGACCGCATGGTCGAACCGCTGGCCCGCGTGTTTGCGGATGCTCTGGCCTCGGCCGATTTCGAGACCCGTCTGATCGCCGTTGAGCCAGGCGAGGGATCCAAGTCACGCGAGGGACTCAACTGCCTTCACGACGCCCTGATTGACTTCCGAGCCGATCGGCACACCACTGTGCTGGCGGTGGGAGGGGGGGTGGTGGGCGACCTCGCGGGCTTCGCGGCCGCCACCTACGCCCGCGGTCTGCCCCTGTTCATGATCCCCACCTCGCTGCTGGCTCAGGTCGATAGCGCGGTGGGCGGCAAAGTGGCAATCAACCACCCCAAGGCCAAGAATATTCTAGGAGCGTTTCATCAACCCATCGGTGTTTGGATCGACCTCAGCCACTTGAGGAGTCTACCGCCCCGCCAGCTGCGTTGCGGCCTGGCCGAGGTGGTCAAGCATGGGGTGATCCTCGACCCCGACCTGTTCGAGTTCGTTGAACGCCACGTCGCCGACTTGTTGGCGCTAGACCCCCACGCCCTGACGCGGGTGGTGGCCGATTCCTGTCGTCTCAAGGCTGGTGTGGTCACCCGCGACGAACGCGAGGAGACCGGGTTGCGGGCGATCCTCAACTTCGGCCACACCGTGGGTCACGCCGTCGAGGCGGTGGCCGGCTACGGCGGCGATCTCCCGCACGGCGAGGCGGTCGCCATCGGCATGGTGGCCGAGGCCGAACTTGCTCGACGTCTCGGCTGGGTCGGACCGGACTTGCCAGCCCGCGTGGCGGCCCTGTGCGTAGCGCTGGGGCTGCCCATCCGCGCGCCGGGACTGTCGTTAGACCTAGTAAGGACCGCCATGACCCTGGATAAAAAAAATCAGGCCGGACGGGTCCGCTTCGTGCTACCGCGTCGCCTCGGTCTGGTTGAAGTCACCGACGAGGTCAGCGACGACCTGCTGAACTCGGTGCTGGAGGAGGTGGTGCGGCCATGA